In Tenebrio molitor chromosome 1, icTenMoli1.1, whole genome shotgun sequence, the sequence tcacttattttaaataaaatttaatattatggAAGATCAGAAGATAGTGAAATATCAAGACAAATATAATGTTATAACTGAAAATGATTGCactaattcaaaaaaaatatattattaaataatcaaattcAACTAAAATTGTAACCTATTatcttattattaataatttaatcagcatccaacatttttttacaaattacaaaGACTAAAAGGTCCGAATCAGATTGTGGGTGCAGAAAAGTGTTTGTGTCGTACTATTCATTTGCATAACAGcaaacagtttcaatttgaatATAATTGCATACAATTAACCGGCGATTACACAGTTGGGCAGTAGAGCGCTAGGTGCGGGGAAAGTGCTAAGTGCGTTGCATGCGAGCTAACCCGAGCAAGCCTTACGTCATTCGTCTTCCGACCTAGTAATCCACATGCCCAACGGGCCGGTCCGACCCGCCAATGCCGCCCTACAACAACAATACCTGCATGCACAATTTCACTTTTATTGTGGCATTGTAGCTAACATGACGCAACCTCCTTGGCCGGAAGAACAATTACTCGGATCGATATTTATTGCACGGGAAAAGCGATTATCGGGATGCAAGTGCAATGTCTAacgtatttttatttgttacagTCGTTCTTCGGAAGATCTTACAACAACCTGAGCTCCATCTCGGAATGCAAAAATAACGGTGAATGTGTAATCAATAAGAAGAATAGAACAGCATGTAAAGCATGTAGACTTAGAAAATGTCTCATGGTTGGGATGTCAAAAAGCGGTTCGAGATATGGAAGACGATCGAACTGGTTTAAAATACACTGCTTGCTTCaagaacaacaacaacagCATCAACAGTCAGGAAGCACAATTCAATCTGGACTAAAAGTGCCACAAAAAACTCCATCTCCACATCAAGCGTTAAGTTTAGGTCTTTTAAGTCAACCGTTTGGTCATCCGCTTATCCACCATATCAACAAAACCAAAGAAGAACTGATGCTTCTTGGATTAGATGAATACAAAAATTCAGCCTCACCTTCTGTAAGTTCACCAGAATCACATAATTCAGATTCATCAGTAGAAATTAGCGATGCTAGAAGGATGCCCCTTTTTCATGGATTACTTCCTCCGACATTCCTACCTCcacataatttattgtttcctCCTGGCTATCCACCTTTGTATCCGGGTCTCTTGCAACcaacaaacaacaacaatcGATTAATGAGAAATCATAACCCAGGAGTTGAGGCTTTCAGCAAGAGAGTGTTTCTAGATGCTGTTTTGCAGTCACAACGATCTCCAACACCAGAAGTAGAAGCATCGCCTTCTGCCGAGTCCCCGATTCAAGAAGATCCGATAGATCTTAGTATGAAAACTTTAAGTGAACGAGGGTCGTCGCCAGCTCACAGCGAACGTTCAGATTCTGTTGTAACGGAACGAGGGGCTGGCAGTGAAGCAGATGAAGAAAGCGATTGTGACTCTGAAAAGGatataaaaagaataaaattagtTAGGCCCACGCCGCTAGATTTAACCACAAAAGTGTGATACCTCGTGCATTCTCTTAAATATTTACCACTGTGTTCGATTCGAgtatttaatgacaacttcaCTCAATAATGCAAGCGTACAGATTTGGCTTGAAAACTGGTCTAATTATAGGCgtgggaattttgaaaatgtgctATTGAAAGGATATGACGTTGACGGATGCCTCAACTCAACCAGGAACAATACGGCATTAATGTGCAAGACTTAATCAACGTGTTGACCTGCCTCACAATTGGGTTGACCTCTTCAATTGATTGATGGGTTATCCTCGTATCTGTATATCGCACAAAACATCTTATATTCGCTCCTATTTGCAGCTCGCTAATCGTCTATCAACTTCCAATCTAAACGTATCGTTAACGTAATTATTAAGCCGACTGTAGACCATTAATCTTGCCCCGATGATGGCAGCTATTAGCGTCGATCGTGTGCGCCTAACTGCATCATAATGTATTTTGCATTAACAGAGAAGAAAATCTTTGGGTGGCCCCaacacaaatttaaataacactctgtatactaaaaaaaattagtttactcCAAATTCTGTTACAGACTCCGGCCATCTAAAAATTATCTTTGaagtcattttcaaaaaaaaacaaatccgTTCATACTCATTTCTCATTTGATACATGAAAACGTTATGTTACCATAAagtatattaataatttagtaTTTAAGGCATACACACAGCAGGTATTctgttcataaaatattagtAGATACATATTGTATCAAAGTTAACAGAACGTGGACAAATCAACATTAACAAATTCCGTTATTGGAAAACCAACTTTGTAAATagcactgttttttttttattgttgtaaattgtaataaactttgtttttcaatttttctagtGATATTTTAGTTAATTGctctttaaataaaatgtgaatATAGTTGGCCAGTATATAGATGTATCCTATAAGCTTATGtgagatttttttgtaattattattgtaaatagTTATACGAGGAGTGCAATGTTAGGGTTTATCTTTgatctgtttttaatttatttatgtaatgGCCAGTTTTCTTCTGGCACTTCTTACTTTAGTAAATACGACATTGTTATGTTTCTAGCAGAATAGAAACACACCGACTTAGACAGGCCAATATTAGAtgggcatttaaaaaaaaataaaatgtaattgattgtattttatattatttatctgTTGTTAATAATACAACGTTGTTTGATGATTGCAACAATTCCTGTTTGTTTATCAGGGACTTGGGCCAGTTGAATGTGCGAGAATGAATGCCAACGCATGCCTGCCTAAAAATTgttgtataaaattttaaataaattataatacaaGTTACGGTCTTTTTATAGCTACTTATTCTTCCGATTGTAATATGAAGATAAGaaagtataaaaaataataaatctggttCAGTTAAGATCTTGCTATCGGTTTTATAGTTTTGGCAAATAGGTACGACGCTGCCTTCATACTTATATTTCACATGTCTTAAAGTATGTATTTATAATTGGATAACCGGTTTGTTTAATTCAGTAAATGCAATTCTATACCATAATATGCGCatcataaaattatttctcaGTGTGACATCAACTTttaatagagatttttattaataacataaattGTTATATCTTCTCTAATGTTGACGCTAATTAATGATTGTAATCTTATCTTACGATACATGAGGCAATCAACTCGTTTTTAGAAGGTtgattttctttctaaaatttaattttaattgtgcaTAATACATATGTGTCTTTTCTTacagaatccaaaaatattacgAATAAAGCACACAAAAGTTGTCAACAGTTAGCGAAATATGTAGGCATTTTAACGTAACGGATGTTTTTAAGGTGTTTTATTCGTGTCAGTGCACCGAGTGATCAAATTGAAGATCCTGACAATAGCTGTAAGTAAATAAAcccttttattattttatattatgttttatatttatgtTTTATATTACGATGGTTTTAAGGAAATACTTGCATATTtggaaaacaattatttaatagtcatcggtaaaataaaataatatttttgaggcgaaaaattgaaagaactaaatttaaagattttacgtgctttaattaaatcacTGATTTACATTAGttttaacattcaaaatttggtaaaaaaaacATGCATATCAGTTTTAGAGCTTGAGATGTAAATtactaaataattattttgtgtttattttgatttaaaaagcTGTCCCAAAAATCTAACATTCTATACATAGTTGCACTACCATTAGAACTGAttgaaacaattaattacCTCTACCTTACGTATACCAAATAAagttaaatatgtaaataaataaaattcaataaaactaTGATTGGAATTAATATTTACCATTGAGTCTAATCAAATTTTTATACAAGGTATTTCACCAGTGAAAtaagcccgacggaattgaacatgtaacccacaatacattttcaaagttaATGTGGctgttttaaatatcgtattgttttaaaatgaaattatgaatctaTGATGGCTttactttcaataattttatttgtggcAACCGACATTTACGACGAGACAAATGAgtattcgaacgatgagaaaacagacatgatcctgatgtatggcgaatgtaataaaattgcTTCTGCCGTTGTGCGTTTGcagataataaatattttcctaaaaacccttcgttttgacaatttcatTTTACCAAACGAATGAcgttaatgtcaaaattgacgaAACTACACAGTTAACTatgttttacgttttttaaatcaaaaaacaaatatcaaaattagctttgcaaatgtattgtgggttgcattttcaattccgtcgggctcattatcactcgtgaaatacgaCATATAGATATGGACTGCTAATGTAGGCTGCGCGAAGGAAAAAGCGTAGAAAGAGACAGCAATAAAGGGAACGCTATCGCTACCTTTCTTTTAACGTCATTTATTATTGATGGACCAATAAGAAAATATCAGAGAGAAGGAACTGAGCCGCTTGTTATATACtctccagttgtaccatttaaaaattaaattcagaattaccaactcaaacagtcttTCTTGGTCACCCTCCGTAGGTAGTtaggtactattgggagcatggaatttcgggcagcaatttaaatgtcatttaaaaaaacccaatgtagtctaagctttattgtcataaatgtcataattaattttgactggacttcaaaataaactgtcacaaatattatgcacaattattttacattttggctattgatttccaaaatttaataaaacactgttcagtttttggaaaatcacatctaagcacctgcaacttttcaggattgatgaatgcaatttgtGAAAATGATATGTGACAATAGTggatattaaaatgaggttattgATACGtctatttcacattttatatcagtcaaatttcaagtctgcccgaaattccgtgctcgcaatagtacatactatcgtgtcaaaaataaattactccctaggatttagggatattcgttactaggttgccataaatttggttaggttggacattaaacgctgttcaaagatgaaaaaaccattgtggtccaaataacaaacatttttcatgacatttcctattacttatcacagtgaaagataagtcatttgcaccacattggttttttgatttttgaacagcgtttatgtaaagttgactcaagttgcaaaaaaccattttgcatttgcaacagcatttttatggcattagtcatttgaaattactttaaaactgtacttatatggaaaatattcaacccaaactatgattttctggtccctttctgcccttatttggttcaaaaatatgaaaaaaatgctgttgcaaatgacaagtggttttttgcaacttgagtcaactttagttTCTGGTGGCAAACAAAAGATaactcaaaaatgtaaggcagcaaattccttgtaacagttgcaaattactaatttctcgctaagtgatagatgatttttcgtttcaccatcaattttggtttctggcggcatatttagttggacttaatctctcaattcatggtaaccaaccttaggcatacaaaattacttttgaaatttctagttacacacaacaagaaaaacgccatttctctaaaagttcgaaatatagggagcaatttatttttgacacgatggTAGTTGCAAATAACATAACAACATAATTATTCATTTACTAAAATTTCTATCATTATTTCCTCTAGTGCCGTAGATCACACGCCgatataaaaagtaaaaagcaAGACGCCAGTTTAAGTTCAAGTcgtaaatcagattttcagtcccgcatttaaatttaatttaactggatatttatgttttcttttatGATATATCCAACACTAAAACGTACAATCAGACCATTCAAATATCTGTGCTTTCGAGATAACCCGACCGAACCTATGACAATTCATGAATATTAGCATACGAATATGGTCATTAGTACTGTAAAAATTCAACCGTTTGGAGTATGAAATATGATGGTAGGTCTTCACCAATCAAAAGGTCACTTAGTGATGGTAACcttatatttaatttatatggCGCAGGTCTACATATTAGAAATCTTacgattaataattaaataatgttcCGTTAagacaatttattaaatgttatttattgacttttaaatcttatCTTTTTTATGGTGTTATTATAGTATATATGTAATTAACATTATGAATTTAGAAGTTAGTTtataaactaattttaattttttatttatataggTATATTTatatctaattattattaatatgattttgttAACTCTATGTACATATTCAGTGTATAGACAATTATTTTATAGTATGTACCTATAGATACTTTTAAAGAAGATTTGACTGAACAAACAA encodes:
- the LOC138128524 gene encoding knirps-related protein-like; amino-acid sequence: MNQTCKVCGEPAAGFHFGAFTCEGCKSFFGRSYNNLSSISECKNNGECVINKKNRTACKACRLRKCLMVGMSKSGSRYGRRSNWFKIHCLLQEQQQQHQQSGSTIQSGLKVPQKTPSPHQALSLGLLSQPFGHPLIHHINKTKEELMLLGLDEYKNSASPSVSSPESHNSDSSVEISDARRMPLFHGLLPPTFLPPHNLLFPPGYPPLYPGLLQPTNNNNRLMRNHNPGVEAFSKRVFLDAVLQSQRSPTPEVEASPSAESPIQEDPIDLSMKTLSERGSSPAHSERSDSVVTERGAGSEADEESDCDSEKDIKRIKLVRPTPLDLTTKV